A stretch of Hypnocyclicus thermotrophus DNA encodes these proteins:
- the nrdR gene encoding transcriptional regulator NrdR, with amino-acid sequence MRCPYCKSEDSKVIDSRNYQEGFSIKRRRECINCGERFTTYERVERLPIYVIKRDGSKEILNRDKILRGLLRATIKREIKREELEKIVDEIEVEIEENSNKREIKSSFLGELIMKKLKKIDEVAYVRFASVYKKFDDLKSFIKEIETIKK; translated from the coding sequence ATGAGATGTCCATACTGTAAATCTGAGGATAGTAAAGTAATTGATAGTAGAAATTATCAAGAAGGTTTTTCTATTAAAAGAAGAAGAGAATGTATAAATTGTGGAGAACGTTTTACAACATATGAAAGAGTGGAAAGATTACCTATATATGTAATAAAAAGAGATGGAAGCAAAGAAATATTGAATAGAGATAAGATCTTAAGAGGACTTTTAAGAGCAACAATAAAAAGAGAAATAAAAAGAGAAGAATTAGAAAAAATAGTGGATGAAATAGAGGTAGAAATAGAAGAAAATTCAAATAAAAGAGAAATAAAAAGCTCTTTTTTAGGGGAGCTTATAATGAAAAAATTAAAAAAAATAGATGAAGTAGCATATGTAAGATTTGCTTCGGTATATAAAAAATTTGATGATTTAAAGTCTTTTATTAAAGAAATAGAAACTATAAAAAAATAG
- a CDS encoding PTS sugar transporter subunit IIA yields the protein MELVKITDFMEEKLIKLDLDLEDKKEALNKFSEILSFSENIIDKEKCYKDLNEREMLGTTGIGKGVAIPHAKTKAATRLTIAFVSAKTPIEYESLDGEKVKLFFIFASPSSESKVYLKILARISRLIREEVFRNKLINAKTPKEILELIDKEEKI from the coding sequence ATGGAATTAGTTAAAATTACTGATTTTATGGAGGAAAAACTTATAAAATTAGATTTAGATTTAGAGGATAAAAAAGAAGCATTAAACAAGTTTTCAGAAATACTATCATTTTCAGAAAATATAATTGATAAAGAAAAGTGTTATAAAGATTTAAATGAAAGAGAGATGTTGGGAACAACAGGAATAGGAAAAGGTGTAGCAATTCCACATGCAAAAACTAAAGCTGCAACTAGATTAACGATTGCTTTTGTTAGTGCTAAAACTCCAATAGAATATGAATCACTAGATGGAGAAAAAGTAAAATTATTCTTTATTTTTGCATCGCCATCTTCAGAAAGTAAAGTATATTTAAAAATATTAGCTAGAATATCTAGATTAATTAGAGAAGAGGTATTTAGAAATAAACTTATTAATGCAAAAACTCCAAAAGAGATATTAGAGTTAATTGATAAAGAAGAAAAAATTTAG
- the recO gene encoding DNA repair protein RecO, protein MKKIINTECIIIKKIDINESDRIVKLFSKDLGILEIFIKGIRKSKNRDINATEIGVISNYYIYKNNNKYNIKSFEINKYLNKIYSNLDKINLLYYILFILNSINVEENLIEKIYVMTKKALIYLNKEENINNIYIMLTVYLFNIIKYEGILFSVEKGNKFDIINGKITKHNNYNIIKLSEEQVIYLEKLFNIDIEGINKLKFDDKQIIDIIVILERYINYHLHIKIDFKQLMRRNILNGIS, encoded by the coding sequence ATGAAAAAAATAATAAATACAGAGTGTATAATAATAAAAAAAATAGATATTAATGAGTCAGATAGAATTGTAAAATTATTTTCAAAAGATTTAGGAATATTAGAAATATTTATTAAAGGAATAAGAAAATCGAAAAATAGAGATATAAATGCAACAGAAATAGGTGTTATATCAAACTATTATATCTATAAGAATAACAATAAATATAATATAAAATCATTTGAAATAAATAAATATCTAAATAAAATTTACAGTAATTTAGATAAAATTAATTTACTTTATTATATATTATTTATTTTGAATTCTATTAATGTAGAAGAAAATTTGATAGAAAAAATATATGTTATGACTAAAAAAGCGTTGATTTATTTAAATAAAGAAGAAAATATTAATAATATTTATATAATGCTTACTGTATATTTGTTTAATATAATAAAGTATGAAGGGATATTATTTAGTGTTGAAAAAGGAAATAAATTTGATATTATAAATGGGAAAATAACAAAGCATAATAATTATAATATTATAAAATTAAGTGAGGAACAAGTTATATATTTAGAAAAATTATTTAATATTGACATTGAAGGAATAAATAAGTTAAAATTTGATGATAAACAAATAATTGATATTATTGTTATTTTAGAAAGATATATAAATTACCATTTACATATAAAAATAGATTTTAAGCAGTTAATGAGGAGGAATATTTTAAATGGAATTAGTTAA
- the fliF gene encoding flagellar basal-body MS-ring/collar protein FliF, whose amino-acid sequence MNEFFKRIKNQFTTIWKNLTKIQKITIFFLLGSLLTFLILFFVLSSKVNYEPLFTELESKDAAKIKASLDKRGITYRITGNGTVIEVPKEQKYAIRLDLSKEGVLPDSAVGFEIFDNSKIGATEFDKQMMFLRAQKGELEKTIKSLSQVKRAVVNITPANNSPFANEKTEAKASVLIELESFETLKEENIKSIIVLVAGAIENLPKENVEVVDTSGNILSDMVDFSQEGSLASRKRIELQQEIEKKLERSANGVLNVLGGGNYRVKVSVELDFNKESYQTESYTTPTVSGEQLTQGLIRSEQNNLKEVSGGVNDVASGVPGTTSNIPGYVGKEESNSSNYKENNVVKNYELDKKNTVYEKSIGNIKRMTVSVTLNKDSVYFKDKENITPAEITQFENMVKTAVGFNENRGDKINVTVLPFNFEIAKRYNDSIAEEQKWKKYQLIGIYFIIITLIIAGGALLLFKRLESKRIKEREEKAIADLLPQLDDVNLNEEAMSIEEQERADQENQIRQIAIQKPEEVANLLRNWLMED is encoded by the coding sequence ATGAATGAGTTTTTCAAAAGAATAAAAAATCAGTTTACAACAATTTGGAAAAATTTAACTAAGATTCAAAAAATTACAATATTTTTTTTATTAGGAAGTTTATTGACTTTTTTAATTTTATTTTTTGTATTAAGTAGTAAAGTTAATTATGAGCCATTATTTACAGAATTAGAATCAAAAGATGCAGCTAAAATAAAAGCTAGTCTAGACAAAAGGGGTATTACATATAGAATTACAGGTAATGGTACAGTAATAGAAGTACCAAAAGAACAAAAATATGCTATTAGACTAGATTTAAGTAAAGAAGGAGTTTTACCAGATTCAGCAGTAGGATTTGAAATTTTTGATAATTCAAAAATTGGTGCTACTGAATTTGATAAACAAATGATGTTTTTGAGAGCACAAAAAGGTGAATTAGAAAAAACTATAAAGTCTCTTAGTCAAGTAAAAAGAGCGGTAGTAAATATAACACCAGCTAATAATAGTCCTTTTGCTAATGAAAAAACAGAAGCAAAAGCATCAGTATTAATAGAACTAGAATCATTTGAAACTTTAAAAGAAGAAAATATAAAAAGTATTATTGTACTAGTAGCAGGAGCTATTGAAAATTTGCCAAAAGAAAATGTAGAAGTTGTAGATACTTCTGGAAATATACTTTCAGATATGGTTGATTTTTCGCAAGAAGGATCTTTAGCATCTAGAAAAAGAATAGAATTACAACAAGAAATAGAAAAAAAGTTAGAGAGAAGTGCTAATGGGGTATTAAATGTTCTTGGTGGTGGAAACTATAGAGTAAAAGTAAGTGTGGAATTAGATTTTAATAAAGAAAGTTATCAAACAGAAAGTTATACTACACCAACTGTATCAGGTGAACAATTAACACAAGGACTTATAAGAAGTGAACAAAATAATTTAAAAGAAGTAAGTGGTGGAGTAAATGATGTAGCTAGTGGAGTACCAGGAACAACAAGTAATATACCAGGATATGTTGGGAAAGAAGAAAGTAATAGTAGTAATTATAAAGAAAATAATGTTGTAAAAAATTATGAATTAGATAAAAAAAATACAGTTTATGAAAAATCTATTGGAAATATTAAAAGAATGACAGTATCAGTTACATTAAATAAAGATTCTGTATATTTTAAAGATAAAGAAAATATAACGCCAGCAGAAATAACACAATTTGAAAACATGGTAAAAACAGCAGTTGGGTTTAATGAAAATAGAGGAGATAAAATAAATGTTACGGTATTACCATTTAATTTTGAAATAGCAAAAAGATATAATGATTCTATTGCAGAAGAACAAAAATGGAAAAAATATCAATTGATAGGAATTTATTTTATTATTATTACTCTAATAATAGCGGGAGGCGCATTATTATTATTTAAAAGACTTGAAAGTAAAAGAATTAAAGAAAGAGAAGAAAAAGCAATTGCTGATTTATTACCTCAGCTTGATGACGTAAATTTAAATGAAGAAGCGATGAGCATAGAGGAGCAAGAGAGAGCAGATCAAGAAAATCAAATTAGACAAATAGCAATCCAAAAACCTGAAGAAGTAGCCAATCTTTTAAGAAATTGGTTAATGGAAGATTAG
- the flgB gene encoding flagellar basal body rod protein FlgB, with amino-acid sequence MKLFDNRFTILEKGLDAYNKRAEAIANNIANVNTPNYKRKDIEFEKYLNTALGENKSLEGVTTNSKHIKINTLNIKEIKPLEVVEKNTIMRNDKNNVDIEKEKVEQAKNNIRYQTAITRISQDFTLLKSVIKSK; translated from the coding sequence ATGAAACTTTTTGATAACAGATTTACTATATTAGAAAAAGGATTAGACGCTTATAATAAAAGAGCTGAAGCGATAGCAAATAATATAGCAAATGTAAATACTCCAAATTATAAAAGAAAAGATATTGAATTTGAAAAATATTTAAATACCGCACTTGGAGAAAATAAATCTTTAGAAGGAGTAACAACAAACTCAAAACATATTAAAATTAATACATTAAATATAAAAGAAATAAAACCATTAGAAGTAGTAGAAAAAAATACTATTATGAGAAATGATAAAAATAATGTAGATATAGAAAAAGAAAAAGTAGAGCAAGCTAAAAATAATATTAGATATCAAACAGCTATTACAAGAATATCTCAAGATTTCACATTATTAAAATCTGTTATAAAATCTAAGTAA
- a CDS encoding co-chaperone GroES, protein MTIKPLGERVLVKPVELEEKTASGLILPSSSSKEKPTTGEVIALGKGEKLEDLKIKDKVVYSKYAGTEIKDGEEKYLLLNIDDILAIVE, encoded by the coding sequence ATGACAATTAAACCATTAGGTGAAAGAGTATTAGTAAAACCTGTTGAATTGGAAGAAAAAACAGCAAGTGGATTAATTTTACCGAGCTCATCTTCTAAAGAAAAACCTACTACTGGAGAGGTTATTGCTTTAGGAAAAGGAGAAAAATTAGAAGATTTAAAAATAAAAGATAAAGTAGTATATTCAAAGTATGCAGGAACTGAAATAAAAGATGGTGAAGAAAAATATTTATTATTAAATATTGATGATATATTAGCGATAGTTGAATAA
- a CDS encoding DUF368 domain-containing protein has product MEYIKNILKGSAIGAANIIPGVSGGTLAFVLGIYDKLTEAIGEFFEVDNKKRIEFIKFLIQIGIGVIIGILIFSKIIEYMYNNYNEATNFFFIGLIIPSVFFISKKEKVRIKSINFLFLVLGMLIVIGLGYFNGFQRIESGIINMSTVYLIKLFFCGIIAAGTMVMPGVSGSLILLLLGEYHNVIGFVNNLNILPLSVIGIGAILGIVIFARIIDFLLKTHREQTILFIIGLILASIIEIYPGITFSMLILDIISIILGMFIVYKIS; this is encoded by the coding sequence ATGGAGTATATTAAAAACATACTAAAAGGAAGTGCTATAGGAGCAGCAAATATTATTCCTGGTGTTTCAGGTGGAACATTAGCTTTTGTATTAGGAATTTATGATAAATTAACAGAAGCAATAGGAGAATTTTTTGAGGTAGATAATAAAAAAAGAATAGAATTTATTAAATTTTTAATTCAGATTGGTATAGGTGTTATTATAGGAATATTAATTTTTTCAAAAATTATTGAATATATGTATAATAATTATAATGAAGCAACAAATTTTTTCTTTATAGGACTCATAATACCATCTGTTTTTTTTATTTCTAAAAAAGAAAAAGTAAGAATAAAGAGTATTAATTTTTTATTTTTAGTACTAGGGATGCTTATTGTAATAGGTTTAGGATATTTTAATGGTTTTCAAAGAATTGAAAGTGGTATAATTAATATGAGTACTGTATACTTAATTAAATTGTTTTTTTGTGGTATAATAGCTGCAGGAACAATGGTAATGCCTGGAGTATCAGGATCATTAATATTATTATTATTAGGAGAATACCATAATGTAATAGGATTTGTAAATAACTTAAATATATTACCATTATCAGTAATTGGAATAGGTGCTATATTGGGGATAGTAATATTTGCAAGAATTATTGATTTTTTATTAAAAACCCATAGAGAGCAAACTATTTTATTTATCATAGGACTTATTTTAGCGTCAATAATAGAAATTTATCCTGGGATTACTTTTTCTATGCTTATTTTAGATATTATATCAATTATTTTAGGAATGTTTATTGTATATAAAATTTCTTAA
- the mreC gene encoding rod shape-determining protein MreC — protein sequence MKIKDIKRKKRLRLLLFLLIIIILLFQMPLNIVKNSINGVVLPFKIFFYKVSRGAKNTVDNIKNINLILEENNRLKSENYKLILENNNLKNVLEENNRLKEILNIKSEIKEDFVIAKVSFRDALSVYDEFFINKGSDDGIKEDSVVLYKNNLLGKVKKVYKTNSIVEMITKENIYTSVIIGEKNILAILKGAKSEILEIEDVTSDNNIKVGDKVYTSGISDIYKKGIYIGSVTRVEDKKNEFFKTIYVKIPFNIFEVYEVLVIK from the coding sequence ATGAAAATAAAGGATATAAAAAGAAAAAAAAGATTAAGATTACTCTTGTTTTTATTAATTATAATTATATTATTATTCCAAATGCCTTTGAATATTGTAAAAAATAGTATAAATGGAGTAGTTTTGCCTTTTAAAATATTTTTTTATAAAGTTTCTAGAGGTGCGAAAAATACTGTAGATAATATAAAAAATATAAATTTGATTCTAGAAGAAAATAACAGATTAAAGAGTGAAAATTATAAATTGATTTTAGAAAATAATAATTTAAAAAATGTTCTAGAAGAAAATAATAGATTAAAAGAAATATTAAATATCAAGTCAGAAATAAAAGAAGATTTTGTAATAGCTAAGGTTTCTTTTAGAGATGCACTAAGTGTATATGATGAATTTTTTATAAATAAAGGTTCAGATGATGGAATAAAAGAAGATTCAGTTGTTTTATATAAAAATAATTTATTAGGGAAAGTAAAAAAGGTATATAAAACTAATTCGATTGTAGAAATGATAACAAAAGAAAATATTTATACAAGTGTAATTATAGGAGAAAAAAATATACTTGCAATATTAAAAGGAGCGAAATCAGAAATATTAGAAATCGAGGATGTAACAAGTGATAATAATATTAAAGTAGGAGATAAAGTCTATACTTCGGGAATAAGTGATATTTATAAAAAAGGAATTTATATAGGAAGTGTAACAAGAGTAGAAGATAAGAAAAATGAATTTTTTAAAACAATTTATGTAAAAATTCCATTTAATATTTTTGAAGTATATGAAGTTTTAGTCATAAAATAA
- the flgC gene encoding flagellar basal body rod protein FlgC, producing the protein MGVFNIMNKAASGMTAERFRMDIIADNIANANTTVTEQGGPYRRKLVVFEEKLKKELKVPMNINIDSKEASISKSEGVKVAKVIEDKTPFRYVYDPNHPNANEKGYVAMPNVNTINEMVDLITAQRAYEANATVVTNAKSMATAALQIGK; encoded by the coding sequence ATGGGTGTATTTAATATTATGAATAAAGCAGCTTCTGGTATGACAGCAGAAAGATTTAGAATGGATATTATAGCAGATAATATAGCAAATGCGAATACTACAGTAACAGAACAGGGAGGACCATATAGAAGAAAATTAGTTGTATTTGAAGAAAAATTAAAAAAAGAATTAAAAGTACCAATGAATATAAATATAGATAGCAAAGAGGCAAGTATTTCTAAAAGCGAAGGAGTAAAAGTAGCAAAAGTTATAGAGGACAAAACACCTTTTAGATATGTATATGATCCTAATCATCCAAATGCAAATGAAAAAGGATATGTGGCTATGCCAAATGTAAATACAATAAACGAAATGGTAGACTTGATTACTGCACAAAGAGCATATGAAGCAAATGCGACTGTTGTTACTAATGCTAAAAGTATGGCTACAGCAGCACTTCAAATAGGTAAATAG
- the aroQ gene encoding type II 3-dehydroquinate dehydratase, protein MKILVINGVNLNFLGKREKSLYGDKTLDDIINNIKIKAQKYNYEILDFQSNIEGEIVNRIQQAYFEDINYIIFNPGAFTHYSIAIRDALLSVKIPTIEVHMTNVYKREEFRHISVISDIVIGKLTGFGDIGYLMAIEYIKEKEESIDGVY, encoded by the coding sequence ATGAAAATATTAGTTATTAATGGAGTTAATTTAAATTTTTTAGGAAAAAGAGAAAAGAGCCTTTATGGAGACAAAACTTTAGACGATATAATAAATAATATAAAAATCAAAGCTCAAAAATATAATTATGAAATTTTAGACTTTCAATCGAATATTGAAGGAGAAATTGTAAATAGAATTCAACAAGCATATTTTGAAGATATAAATTATATTATATTTAATCCAGGCGCTTTTACTCATTATAGTATTGCTATTCGAGATGCCTTATTATCGGTAAAAATCCCAACTATAGAAGTTCATATGACAAATGTATACAAAAGAGAAGAATTTAGACATATATCTGTTATTTCAGATATTGTAATAGGTAAATTGACTGGTTTTGGAGATATTGGGTATTTAATGGCAATAGAATATATAAAAGAAAAAGAGGAGAGTATAGATGGAGTATATTAA
- the fliE gene encoding flagellar hook-basal body complex protein FliE: protein MIVKSTNKINGIFNNNEINKNTKKGTEKFSDYLKNAINEANELKIESDNLTTDFLTGKTDNLHEVMIASQKAEIALLFVTEVRNKVIEGYQEFAKMQI, encoded by the coding sequence ATGATAGTAAAGTCTACAAATAAAATAAATGGAATTTTCAATAACAACGAGATAAATAAAAACACAAAAAAAGGGACGGAAAAATTTAGTGATTATCTAAAAAATGCAATTAATGAAGCTAATGAATTAAAAATTGAATCAGATAATTTAACAACTGATTTTTTAACAGGGAAAACAGATAATCTGCATGAGGTCATGATAGCAAGCCAAAAAGCTGAAATAGCATTGTTATTTGTAACAGAAGTAAGAAATAAAGTTATTGAAGGGTATCAAGAATTCGCAAAAATGCAGATTTAA
- the groL gene encoding chaperonin GroEL (60 kDa chaperone family; promotes refolding of misfolded polypeptides especially under stressful conditions; forms two stacked rings of heptamers to form a barrel-shaped 14mer; ends can be capped by GroES; misfolded proteins enter the barrel where they are refolded when GroES binds), translating to MSKILKFNEEARKKLEIGVDTLANAVKATLGPRGRNVVLEKSFGSPLITNDGVTIAKEIELEDPFENMGAQLVKEVATKANDVAGDGTTTATVLAQAMVKEGLKMISAGSNPVFVRRGMEKGIKKAVELLKEKSKKIEGNEEIAQVASISAGDEAIGKLIAEAMEKVGETGVITVEEAKSLETTLDVVEGMQFDKGYVSPYMVSDTERMIAEMENPYILITDKKISNMKELLPLLEQTVQSSRPLLIIAEDIEGEALTTLVVNKLRGTLNVVAVKAPAFGDRRKAMLEDIAILTGGEVISEEKGMKLEEVDLDTLGSAKKVKVTKDETVIVSGAGEENKIEARVNQIKTQISETTSEYDKEKLQERLAKLSGGVAVIKVGAATETELKEKKLRIEDALNATRAAVEEGIVPGGGTALVEILKEMEDFKLEGEEGVGVEIIKRALTAPLRQIAENAGLDGGVVVEKVKNSEKGIGFDAAKEEYIDMLKAGIIDPAKVTRSALQNSASVAALILTTEVVVAEKKEKKDDLGAGMSGGMPGGMPMM from the coding sequence ATGTCAAAAATATTAAAATTTAATGAAGAAGCAAGAAAAAAACTTGAAATAGGAGTAGATACTCTAGCAAATGCTGTAAAAGCGACACTTGGACCGAGAGGAAGAAATGTTGTATTAGAAAAATCATTTGGTTCTCCTTTAATTACAAATGACGGAGTAACTATTGCAAAAGAAATAGAATTAGAAGATCCTTTTGAAAATATGGGAGCCCAACTTGTAAAAGAAGTAGCAACAAAAGCAAATGATGTAGCAGGAGATGGGACAACAACAGCAACAGTGCTTGCTCAAGCTATGGTAAAAGAAGGATTGAAAATGATAAGTGCTGGCTCAAATCCTGTATTTGTAAGAAGAGGAATGGAAAAAGGAATAAAAAAAGCGGTTGAATTATTAAAAGAAAAATCTAAAAAAATAGAAGGTAATGAAGAGATAGCTCAAGTAGCATCTATTTCTGCTGGAGATGAAGCAATTGGAAAACTTATAGCAGAAGCTATGGAAAAAGTAGGAGAAACGGGAGTAATAACTGTAGAAGAAGCAAAATCTTTAGAAACTACGCTAGATGTAGTTGAAGGTATGCAATTTGATAAAGGATATGTGTCTCCATATATGGTAAGTGATACTGAAAGAATGATTGCTGAAATGGAAAACCCATATATTTTAATAACCGATAAAAAAATATCTAATATGAAAGAATTATTACCTCTATTAGAGCAAACAGTTCAATCATCTAGACCTTTATTAATAATAGCAGAAGATATAGAAGGAGAAGCTTTAACAACTCTTGTTGTAAATAAATTAAGAGGAACATTAAATGTAGTAGCAGTAAAAGCTCCTGCATTTGGAGATAGAAGAAAAGCTATGTTAGAAGATATAGCAATTTTAACAGGTGGAGAAGTAATTTCAGAAGAAAAAGGTATGAAATTAGAAGAAGTAGACTTAGATACTTTAGGAAGTGCTAAAAAAGTAAAAGTAACAAAAGATGAAACAGTAATTGTAAGTGGAGCTGGAGAAGAAAATAAAATAGAAGCTAGAGTTAATCAAATAAAAACTCAAATTTCTGAAACAACTTCTGAATATGATAAAGAAAAATTACAAGAAAGATTAGCAAAATTATCTGGTGGAGTAGCTGTAATAAAAGTTGGGGCTGCTACTGAAACAGAACTTAAAGAGAAAAAATTAAGAATAGAAGATGCTTTAAATGCTACAAGAGCTGCTGTAGAAGAAGGAATAGTTCCAGGTGGAGGTACAGCTTTAGTAGAAATATTAAAAGAAATGGAAGATTTCAAACTAGAAGGAGAAGAAGGAGTAGGAGTAGAAATAATAAAAAGAGCTCTTACAGCTCCACTTAGACAAATTGCTGAAAATGCAGGACTTGATGGTGGAGTTGTTGTTGAAAAAGTTAAAAATTCTGAAAAAGGAATTGGATTTGATGCGGCAAAAGAAGAGTATATTGATATGTTAAAAGCTGGAATAATAGATCCTGCAAAAGTTACTAGATCAGCGCTTCAAAACTCAGCTTCAGTTGCAGCATTAATTCTAACAACAGAAGTAGTTGTAGCAGAAAAAAAAGAAAAAAAAGATGATTTAGGAGCTGGAATGTCTGGTGGAATGCCAGGTGGAATGCCAATGATGTAA